A genomic window from Streptomyces sp. MST-110588 includes:
- a CDS encoding polysaccharide deacetylase family protein: protein MLRVALSTAAVGALAPGCAQGRTDTAGAPASGTPHPGGAGGGGPGSAHPASPGAAPPGAAPLRARPPTRVPGLPVEIGHGSRTGRQVALTFHGQGDPALATALLTRAEEAGAKVTVLAVGTWLEEQPAIARRILDGGHELGNHTMRHLDIGALPAREAYAEISRCADRLRALTGSIGSWFRPSRTQHATGLVTRLAREAGYPHVLSYDVDSLDAEDPGPAAVRRTVLDRIRPGSVVSLHFGHAGTLAALPPILDGLHRRGLRAVTTTELVT, encoded by the coding sequence GTGCTGCGCGTGGCTCTCTCCACCGCGGCCGTCGGCGCCCTCGCGCCGGGCTGCGCCCAAGGCCGTACGGACACCGCGGGCGCCCCGGCCTCCGGTACGCCGCACCCGGGCGGTGCCGGCGGTGGCGGACCCGGCTCCGCGCACCCCGCCTCGCCGGGTGCCGCCCCACCGGGGGCCGCCCCGCTCCGCGCGCGGCCCCCCACTCGCGTTCCCGGACTGCCCGTGGAGATCGGCCACGGATCGCGCACCGGACGGCAGGTCGCGCTCACCTTCCACGGCCAGGGCGACCCGGCCCTGGCCACCGCGCTGCTGACGCGGGCCGAAGAGGCCGGCGCCAAGGTCACCGTCCTGGCCGTCGGCACCTGGCTGGAGGAGCAGCCGGCCATCGCCCGCCGGATCCTGGACGGTGGCCACGAACTGGGCAACCACACCATGCGGCACCTGGACATCGGCGCGCTGCCCGCCCGCGAGGCGTACGCGGAGATCAGCCGGTGCGCCGACCGGCTGCGCGCCCTCACCGGGTCGATCGGAAGCTGGTTCCGCCCCTCACGGACGCAGCACGCCACCGGACTGGTGACCCGCCTTGCCCGGGAGGCCGGTTATCCGCACGTCCTGTCCTACGACGTGGACTCCCTGGACGCCGAGGATCCCGGACCGGCGGCCGTCCGGCGTACCGTACTGGACCGTATCCGCCCGGGCTCGGTGGTGAGCCTGCACTTCGGGCATGCCGGTACGCTCGCCGCGCTGCCCCCGATCCTCGACGGCCTGCACCGGCGCGGACTGCGCGCGGTGACGACAACGGAGCTAGTGACCTGA
- a CDS encoding phosphatidylinositol mannoside acyltransferase yields the protein MKIDTDKLSDGAYALGWSTVKKLPEPVAVRLGRTIADAAWKRRGKGIRRLESNLARVVPDASPQRLAQLSRAGMRSYLRYWMESFRLPAWSKERIKTGFTPQDVHYLEEGLKSGRGVILALPHMGNYDLAGVWVTTKLGVPFTTVAERLKPESLYDRFVAYRKGLGMEVLPHTGGSAFGTLARRLRAGGLVCLVADRDLSSSGIEVKFFGEAAKMPAGPAMLAVRTGALLLPVTLWYDGTPVMRGRVHPEIEVPQTGTPAEKAAVMTQEMADAFASGIAEHPQDWHMLQRLWLADLEPREDAASRTEKP from the coding sequence GTGAAGATCGACACGGACAAGCTCTCCGACGGGGCCTACGCCCTGGGCTGGAGCACGGTGAAGAAACTGCCCGAGCCCGTCGCCGTACGGCTCGGCCGCACCATCGCCGACGCGGCCTGGAAACGCCGCGGCAAAGGCATACGACGCCTGGAGTCCAACCTCGCCCGGGTCGTCCCCGACGCCTCGCCGCAGCGGCTCGCCCAGCTCTCCCGGGCCGGGATGCGCTCCTACCTGCGCTACTGGATGGAGTCCTTCCGCCTGCCCGCCTGGAGCAAGGAGCGCATCAAGACCGGCTTCACGCCCCAGGACGTGCACTACCTGGAAGAGGGGCTGAAAAGCGGCCGGGGCGTCATCCTCGCCCTGCCCCACATGGGCAACTACGACCTCGCGGGCGTCTGGGTCACCACCAAGCTCGGCGTCCCCTTCACCACCGTCGCCGAACGCCTCAAACCCGAGAGCCTCTACGACCGCTTCGTCGCCTACCGCAAGGGCCTGGGCATGGAGGTCCTGCCGCACACCGGAGGCTCCGCCTTCGGCACCCTGGCCAGGCGGCTGCGGGCCGGCGGCCTGGTCTGCCTGGTCGCCGACCGCGACCTGTCCAGCTCCGGCATCGAGGTGAAGTTCTTCGGCGAGGCCGCCAAGATGCCGGCCGGGCCCGCCATGCTCGCCGTACGGACCGGCGCCCTGCTGCTGCCGGTCACCCTGTGGTACGACGGAACACCCGTCATGCGGGGGCGGGTGCACCCGGAGATCGAAGTACCCCAGACCGGCACCCCCGCGGAAAAGGCCGCCGTGATGACGCAGGAGATGGCCGACGCCTTCGCCTCCGGCATCGCCGAGCACCCGCAGGACTGGCACATGCTCCAGCGCCTGTGGCTGGCCGACCTGGAGCCGCGTGAGGACGCCGCTTCGCGAACGGAGAAGCCTTGA
- the thrS gene encoding threonine--tRNA ligase, whose amino-acid sequence MSDVRVTVQRDSEREERVVTTGTTAADLFQGERTVVAARVAGELKDLAYELADGDEVEPVEISSEDGLNILRHSTAHVMAQAVQELFPEAKLGIGPPIRDGFYYDFDVKEPFTPEDLKRIEKKMQEIQKRGQKFSRRVTTDEDARVELAGEPYKLELIGLKGNAAQAADGADAEVGAGELTIYDNLDAKTGELCWKDLCRGPHLPTTRVIPAFKLMRSAAAYWRGSERNPQLQRIYGTAWPSKDELKAYLEFLAEAEKRDHRKLGAELDLFSFPEELGPGLAVFHPKGGVVRKVMEDYSRKRHEDSGYEFVNTPHISKEHLFETSGHLPHYADGMFPPIEFDGQNYRLKAMNCPMHNLIFKSRGRSYRELPLRLFEFGTVYRYEKSGVVHGLTRSRGFTQDDSHIYCTKEQMPQELDTLLTFVLDLLRDYGLSDFELELSTRDPESDKFIGSDEDWEEATEALRQAAEKQGLPLVPDPGGAAYYGPKISVQARDAIGRSWQMSTLQVDFNQPKRFGLEYTAADGSKQQPVMLHRALFGSIERFFGVLLEHYAGAFPAWLAPVQAVGIPVGDAHVPYLQEFAQEARKHGLRVEVDASSDRMQKKIRNAQRSKVPFMVIVGDDDMNAGSVSFRYRDGSQENGIARNEAIAKLVDVVERRVQV is encoded by the coding sequence GTGTCAGACGTCCGTGTGACCGTCCAACGCGATTCCGAGCGGGAAGAACGCGTGGTGACGACGGGAACTACGGCCGCCGACCTCTTCCAGGGCGAGCGCACCGTGGTCGCCGCGCGGGTGGCCGGGGAGCTGAAGGACCTCGCGTACGAGCTGGCCGACGGCGACGAGGTCGAGCCCGTCGAGATCTCCTCCGAGGACGGCCTGAACATCCTGCGCCACTCCACCGCCCACGTGATGGCGCAGGCCGTGCAGGAGCTCTTCCCCGAGGCCAAGCTCGGCATCGGCCCGCCCATCCGGGACGGCTTCTACTACGACTTCGACGTCAAGGAGCCCTTCACCCCCGAGGACCTCAAGCGCATCGAGAAGAAGATGCAGGAGATCCAGAAGCGCGGGCAGAAGTTCTCGCGCCGGGTCACCACCGACGAGGACGCCCGGGTGGAGCTGGCCGGCGAGCCGTACAAGCTCGAACTGATCGGCCTCAAGGGCAACGCCGCACAGGCCGCCGACGGCGCGGACGCCGAGGTGGGCGCCGGCGAGCTGACCATCTACGACAACCTCGACGCCAAGACCGGCGAGCTGTGCTGGAAGGACCTGTGCCGAGGTCCGCACCTGCCGACCACCCGCGTCATCCCCGCCTTCAAGCTGATGCGCTCGGCCGCCGCGTACTGGCGGGGCAGCGAGCGCAACCCGCAGCTCCAGCGCATCTACGGCACCGCCTGGCCGTCCAAGGACGAGCTGAAGGCGTACCTGGAGTTCCTGGCCGAGGCGGAGAAGCGCGACCACCGCAAGCTGGGCGCGGAGCTGGACCTGTTCTCCTTCCCTGAGGAGCTGGGCCCCGGCCTCGCGGTCTTCCACCCCAAGGGCGGCGTGGTCCGCAAGGTGATGGAGGACTACTCCCGCAAGCGGCACGAGGACTCGGGCTACGAGTTCGTCAACACCCCGCACATCTCCAAGGAACACCTCTTCGAGACCTCGGGGCACCTGCCGCACTACGCGGACGGCATGTTCCCGCCCATCGAGTTCGACGGGCAGAACTACCGGCTCAAGGCCATGAACTGCCCGATGCACAACCTGATCTTCAAGTCGCGCGGCCGGTCCTACCGCGAACTGCCGCTGCGGCTGTTCGAGTTCGGGACCGTGTACCGGTACGAGAAGTCGGGCGTCGTGCACGGCCTGACCCGCTCGCGCGGCTTCACGCAGGACGACTCGCACATCTACTGCACCAAGGAGCAGATGCCCCAGGAGCTGGACACGCTCCTGACCTTCGTGCTCGACCTGCTGCGCGACTACGGCCTGAGCGACTTCGAGCTGGAGCTGTCCACCCGCGATCCGGAGTCGGACAAGTTCATCGGCTCGGACGAGGACTGGGAGGAGGCCACCGAGGCGCTGCGCCAGGCCGCCGAGAAGCAGGGCCTGCCGCTGGTCCCGGACCCGGGCGGCGCCGCGTACTACGGCCCGAAGATCTCCGTGCAGGCGCGGGACGCCATCGGCCGCTCCTGGCAGATGTCCACCCTCCAGGTCGACTTCAACCAGCCCAAGCGGTTCGGTCTGGAGTACACCGCGGCGGACGGCTCCAAGCAGCAGCCCGTCATGCTGCACCGCGCGCTGTTCGGTTCGATCGAGCGGTTCTTCGGCGTGCTGCTGGAGCACTACGCGGGTGCCTTCCCGGCCTGGCTCGCTCCGGTGCAGGCGGTCGGCATCCCGGTCGGTGACGCGCACGTGCCCTACCTCCAGGAGTTCGCGCAGGAGGCGAGGAAGCACGGGCTGCGGGTCGAGGTGGACGCCTCGTCGGACCGGATGCAGAAGAAGATCAGGAACGCTCAGCGGAGCAAGGTGCCGTTCATGGTCATCGTCGGTGACGACGACATGAACGCGGGCTCGGTGTCGTTCCGGTACCGGGACGGGTCGCAGGAGAACGGGATCGCCCGCAACGAAGCGATCGCGAAGCTCGTCGACGTGGTGGAGCGCCGCGTCCAGGTGTGA
- a CDS encoding HIT domain-containing protein, whose product MLHTMTTEPEQQIGVGTPDAFQRLWTPHRMAYIQGENKPTGPGAEDGCPFCTIPAKSDEDGLVTARGERVYAVLNLYPYTGGHLMVVPFRHVADYTELDEAETLELAEFTKRAMGALRTASGAHGFNIGMNQGGVAGAGIAAHLHQHVVPRWGGDTNFMPVVGHTKVLPQLLADTRALLADAWPSA is encoded by the coding sequence ATGCTGCACACCATGACGACTGAGCCGGAACAGCAGATCGGAGTCGGGACCCCGGACGCCTTCCAGCGCCTGTGGACGCCCCACCGGATGGCCTACATCCAGGGGGAGAACAAGCCGACCGGTCCGGGGGCCGAGGACGGCTGCCCGTTCTGTACGATCCCGGCCAAGTCCGACGAGGACGGGCTCGTGACCGCCCGCGGTGAGCGGGTCTACGCGGTGCTCAACCTCTACCCGTACACCGGTGGCCACCTCATGGTCGTCCCCTTCCGGCACGTCGCCGACTACACGGAGCTGGACGAGGCGGAGACCCTGGAACTGGCGGAGTTCACCAAGCGGGCGATGGGTGCGCTGCGCACCGCGTCGGGGGCGCACGGCTTCAACATCGGCATGAACCAGGGCGGGGTCGCCGGCGCCGGGATCGCCGCCCATCTGCACCAGCACGTCGTGCCGCGGTGGGGCGGGGACACGAACTTCATGCCGGTGGTCGGGCACACCAAGGTGCTGCCGCAGCTCCTGGCCGACACCCGCGCGCTGCTCGCGGACGCCTGGCCGTCCGCGTAG
- the pgsA gene encoding phosphatidylinositol phosphate synthase produces the protein MLNKYARAFFTRVLTPFAALLIRLGVSPDAVTLVGTGGVVAGALVFYPRGEFFWGTIVITLFVFSDLVDGNMARQLGRSSRWGAFLDSTLDRVADSAIFGGLALWYAGRGDSLWLCAVSIFCLASGQVVSYTKARGESIGLPVNVNGLVERAERLVISLVACGLSGLHKFGVPRIDVLLPVALWVVALGSAVTLAQRVVTVRRESAEADAVAQGGNGA, from the coding sequence ATGCTGAACAAGTACGCGCGTGCATTCTTCACGCGTGTTCTCACGCCGTTCGCCGCCCTGCTCATCCGTCTCGGCGTCAGCCCGGACGCGGTCACCCTCGTCGGTACCGGAGGCGTGGTGGCCGGTGCCCTGGTCTTCTACCCCCGGGGCGAGTTCTTCTGGGGCACCATCGTCATCACCCTGTTCGTCTTCTCGGACCTGGTCGACGGCAACATGGCACGCCAACTGGGCCGCTCCAGCCGCTGGGGCGCCTTCTTGGACTCCACCCTCGACCGGGTGGCCGACTCGGCGATCTTCGGCGGGCTGGCGCTGTGGTACGCCGGGCGCGGGGACAGCCTGTGGCTGTGCGCGGTGTCCATCTTCTGCCTCGCCAGCGGCCAGGTGGTCTCGTACACCAAGGCCAGGGGCGAGAGCATCGGACTGCCGGTGAACGTCAACGGACTGGTGGAGCGGGCCGAGCGGCTGGTCATCTCCCTGGTCGCCTGCGGCCTGTCCGGACTGCACAAGTTCGGCGTGCCGCGCATCGATGTCCTGCTGCCGGTCGCCCTGTGGGTGGTGGCCCTGGGCAGCGCCGTCACCCTCGCCCAGCGGGTGGTGACCGTACGCCGCGAGTCGGCCGAGGCCGACGCCGTCGCACAAGGGGGGAACGGCGCGTGA
- a CDS encoding SsgA family sporulation/cell division regulator, with the protein MNTTVSCELHLRLVVSSESSLPVPAGLRYDTADPYAVHATFHTGAEETVEWVFARDLLAEGLHRPTGTGDVRVWPSRSHGQGVVCIALSSPEGEALLEAPARALESFLKRTDAAVPPGTEHRHFDLDTELSHILAES; encoded by the coding sequence ATGAACACCACGGTCAGCTGCGAGCTGCACCTGCGCCTCGTTGTGTCGAGCGAGTCCTCACTGCCTGTACCCGCGGGCCTGCGGTATGACACGGCCGATCCTTATGCCGTGCACGCCACCTTCCACACCGGAGCCGAGGAGACGGTCGAGTGGGTCTTCGCCCGCGACCTCCTCGCCGAGGGCCTGCACCGGCCCACGGGCACCGGAGACGTCCGCGTGTGGCCGTCCCGGAGCCACGGACAGGGCGTGGTCTGCATCGCCCTGAGCTCCCCGGAAGGCGAAGCCCTGCTGGAGGCCCCGGCGCGGGCCCTGGAGTCCTTCTTGAAGAGGACCGACGCGGCGGTTCCGCCCGGTACCGAACACCGCCATTTCGATCTCGACACCGAGCTCTCCCACATTCTCGCGGAGAGCTGA
- a CDS encoding SRPBCC family protein → MPDRSRRVHRYRFRSVWLLDAPPAVVYAVLERAEAYPRWWPQIRSVTLQGEGNGTARIRSLLPYELRITGSASRRDPGAGVLEMMIRGDLEGWARWTVGASGAGARVLFEQEVVVRRPLMRWLALPGRPLFLANHALMMRAGRRGLAAWLARG, encoded by the coding sequence ATGCCGGACAGGTCGCGCCGAGTACACCGCTACCGCTTTCGCAGCGTATGGCTGCTGGACGCACCGCCCGCCGTCGTCTACGCCGTCCTGGAACGGGCCGAGGCCTACCCGCGGTGGTGGCCCCAGATCCGCTCGGTGACCCTTCAGGGTGAGGGGAACGGCACCGCCCGCATCCGCTCGCTGCTCCCGTACGAGCTGAGGATCACCGGCAGCGCGTCGCGGCGCGACCCGGGCGCCGGCGTGCTGGAGATGATGATCCGGGGCGACCTGGAGGGGTGGGCGCGCTGGACGGTCGGCGCGAGCGGCGCCGGTGCGCGGGTCCTCTTCGAGCAGGAAGTGGTGGTGCGCAGGCCGCTGATGCGGTGGCTCGCACTGCCCGGCCGGCCGTTGTTCCTCGCCAATCACGCGCTGATGATGCGTGCCGGACGGCGCGGCCTGGCCGCCTGGCTGGCCCGCGGCTGA
- a CDS encoding elongation factor G-like protein EF-G2 has translation MGEKTGTHPGAAGRAAAADRPSSVRNVVLVGHSGSGKTTLVEALALASGAVNRAGRVEDGGALSDYDEIEHRQQRSVQLSLVPVQWGGIKVNLLDTPGYADFVGELRAGLRAADAALFVVSAADGVDGATRMVWDECAAVGMPRALVITHLEAARSDFEEMTETCRRSFAGEDPDAVLPLYLPLYGTAGADGHAPVHGLIGLLSQRVFDYSSGVRTERAPEPGELPLIEEHRNRLIEGIIAESEDESLMDRYLGGENIDVKTLVGDLETAVARGRFHPVLAAAPAADGAKQGLGTVELLDLITGGFPTPAERPAPEVTSPDGRPRPPITCDPDGPLVAEVVKTSSDPYVGRLSLVRVFSGTLRPDETVHVSGHGLQDRGHEDHDVDERVGALSSPFGKVQRSLSKAIAGDLACVAKLARAETGDTLSSKDTPLLVEPWTMPDPLLPVAIQAHSKPDEDKLSQGLARLVAEDPTMRLEHNQDTHQVVLWCLGEAHADVALERLRARYGVQVDTVPYKVPLRETFGAKSAGRGRHVKQSGGHGQYAICEIEVEPLPGGSGIEFVDKVVGGAVPRQFIPSVEKGVRAQATKGVAAGYPLVDVRVTLLDGKAHSVDSSDAAFQTAGALALREAATDARIHLLEPVAEVTVLVPDEYVGAVMSDLSGRRGRVVGTEQSGAGRTLVRAEVPEIEISRYAVDLRSLSHGTGRFHRSYARHEPMPPQLVTKIREQEENEA, from the coding sequence ATGGGCGAGAAGACAGGCACACATCCAGGAGCCGCCGGCAGGGCAGCGGCGGCCGACCGGCCCTCCTCCGTACGGAACGTGGTGCTGGTCGGCCACAGTGGTTCCGGGAAGACGACCCTGGTGGAGGCCCTGGCGCTGGCATCGGGCGCGGTGAACCGGGCGGGGCGGGTGGAGGACGGCGGCGCTCTTTCGGACTACGACGAGATCGAGCACCGCCAGCAGCGCTCCGTACAGCTCTCCTTGGTGCCCGTCCAGTGGGGCGGAATCAAGGTGAACCTGCTGGACACTCCCGGTTACGCCGATTTCGTCGGCGAGCTGAGGGCCGGTCTGCGCGCCGCGGACGCGGCCCTTTTCGTGGTGTCCGCGGCGGACGGCGTGGACGGGGCGACCCGCATGGTGTGGGACGAGTGCGCGGCGGTGGGCATGCCCCGGGCGCTGGTGATCACGCACCTGGAGGCGGCCCGGTCCGACTTCGAGGAGATGACCGAGACCTGCCGGCGCAGCTTCGCGGGCGAGGACCCGGATGCCGTGCTCCCCCTGTACCTGCCGCTGTACGGGACGGCCGGCGCGGACGGCCACGCCCCGGTGCACGGCCTGATCGGCCTGCTCTCGCAGCGGGTCTTCGACTACTCCTCGGGCGTACGGACCGAGCGCGCGCCCGAGCCCGGCGAGCTGCCGCTCATCGAGGAGCACCGCAACCGCCTCATCGAGGGGATCATCGCCGAGAGCGAGGACGAGTCCCTCATGGACCGCTACCTCGGCGGCGAGAACATCGACGTCAAGACGCTCGTGGGGGACCTGGAGACCGCGGTGGCGCGCGGGAGGTTCCACCCCGTGCTGGCCGCGGCGCCCGCCGCCGACGGCGCCAAGCAGGGCCTGGGCACCGTCGAACTGCTGGACCTGATCACCGGGGGCTTCCCGACCCCGGCCGAGCGCCCCGCGCCCGAGGTCACCTCCCCCGACGGCAGGCCCCGCCCGCCGATCACCTGCGACCCCGACGGTCCGCTGGTGGCCGAGGTGGTCAAGACCTCCTCCGACCCCTACGTCGGCCGGCTCTCGCTCGTACGTGTCTTCTCCGGCACCCTGCGGCCGGACGAGACCGTGCACGTCTCGGGCCACGGCCTCCAGGACCGGGGCCATGAGGACCACGACGTCGACGAGCGGGTCGGGGCCCTGTCCTCCCCGTTCGGCAAGGTCCAGCGCTCGCTGTCCAAGGCCATCGCCGGTGACCTGGCGTGTGTGGCGAAGCTGGCACGCGCCGAGACCGGGGACACCCTCTCCTCCAAGGACACCCCGCTGCTGGTGGAGCCGTGGACGATGCCGGACCCGCTGCTGCCGGTGGCCATCCAGGCGCACAGCAAGCCCGACGAGGACAAGCTCTCGCAGGGCCTGGCGCGGCTGGTGGCCGAGGACCCGACGATGCGGCTGGAGCACAATCAGGACACCCATCAGGTGGTGCTGTGGTGTCTGGGCGAGGCGCACGCCGATGTGGCGCTGGAGCGGCTGCGTGCCCGGTACGGAGTCCAGGTCGACACCGTGCCGTACAAGGTGCCGCTGCGGGAGACCTTCGGTGCCAAGTCGGCCGGGCGCGGCCGGCACGTCAAGCAGTCCGGCGGCCACGGGCAGTACGCGATCTGTGAGATCGAGGTGGAGCCGCTGCCGGGCGGCTCGGGTATCGAGTTCGTCGACAAGGTGGTGGGCGGCGCGGTGCCCCGGCAGTTCATCCCGTCGGTGGAGAAGGGCGTACGGGCCCAGGCCACCAAGGGTGTCGCCGCCGGGTATCCCCTGGTGGACGTGCGGGTCACGCTGCTGGACGGCAAGGCGCACTCGGTGGACTCCTCGGACGCCGCCTTCCAGACGGCGGGCGCGCTGGCGCTGCGGGAGGCGGCCACCGACGCCCGCATCCACCTCCTGGAGCCGGTCGCGGAGGTGACGGTGCTGGTTCCGGACGAGTACGTGGGCGCGGTGATGAGCGACCTGTCGGGGCGGCGCGGCCGGGTGGTGGGCACCGAGCAGTCGGGAGCGGGGCGCACGCTCGTACGGGCCGAGGTCCCCGAGATCGAGATCAGCAGGTACGCGGTGGACCTGCGCTCCCTCTCGCACGGCACCGGGCGCTTCCACCGTTCCTATGCCCGGCACGAGCCGATGCCTCCTCAGTTGGTGACGAAGATCCGTGAACAGGAGGAGAACGAGGCCTAG
- a CDS encoding CGNR zinc finger domain-containing protein encodes MMITHDTRCALDAVVDLLNTAPEGDSPGAPDSLTDLAALREFVARNDISDVGTLSDRDLAAVRSVRTALAEVFAATDDRAAAERLNDLVASAGTTPRLTDHDGYDWHVHYFAPGASVADHLAADGGMALAFLVVAGERERLRHCEAPDCRFAFVDLSRNRSRRYCDSRTCGNRLHVAAYRARRREAAG; translated from the coding sequence GTGATGATCACCCATGACACCCGGTGCGCGCTCGACGCGGTCGTCGACCTCTTGAACACCGCCCCCGAGGGTGACTCCCCCGGGGCCCCGGACAGCCTCACCGACCTCGCGGCCCTCCGGGAGTTCGTCGCCCGCAACGACATCAGCGACGTGGGCACGCTCAGTGACCGCGACCTGGCCGCCGTACGGTCCGTACGGACGGCGCTGGCGGAGGTCTTCGCGGCGACCGACGACCGCGCCGCGGCCGAACGCCTCAACGACCTGGTCGCCTCCGCCGGCACCACCCCCCGGCTGACCGACCACGACGGCTACGACTGGCACGTCCACTACTTCGCTCCCGGCGCCTCGGTGGCCGACCACCTCGCCGCCGACGGCGGGATGGCGCTGGCCTTCCTGGTGGTCGCCGGGGAGCGGGAACGGCTGCGGCACTGCGAGGCGCCGGACTGCCGGTTCGCGTTCGTGGACCTCTCACGCAACCGCTCCCGCCGCTACTGTGACAGCCGTACCTGCGGCAACCGTCTGCATGTGGCGGCATACCGGGCGCGGCGGCGTGAGGCGGCGGGCTGA
- a CDS encoding exonuclease domain-containing protein, which translates to MPCWYDGPLASFDTETTGIDVERDRVVSAALVVQETPRCAPRVTRWLVNPGVEIPEEATAVHGLTDEHLALHGRWPAPVMDEIARALADQAMMRRPLVVMNAPFDLTLLDRELKRHRATALDHYLGMNPLHILDPRVLDKHFDRYRKGRRTLADLCAHYEVELTGAHEAAADALAALGVVRALGWAFADRLEGVSAAELHRLQATWHAAQARGLQAFFTRNGTPEPVDPHWPVRPELPAAA; encoded by the coding sequence ATGCCGTGCTGGTACGACGGTCCGCTGGCTTCGTTCGACACGGAGACGACCGGGATCGACGTCGAGCGAGATCGCGTGGTGTCCGCCGCCCTGGTCGTCCAGGAGACGCCGCGCTGCGCACCGCGCGTCACCCGATGGCTGGTCAATCCGGGTGTGGAGATACCCGAGGAGGCCACCGCCGTGCACGGCCTGACGGATGAGCACCTGGCGCTGCACGGCCGCTGGCCGGCGCCCGTCATGGATGAGATCGCCCGCGCCCTGGCCGACCAGGCCATGATGCGCCGGCCGCTGGTCGTGATGAACGCGCCGTTCGACCTCACCCTCCTCGACCGCGAGTTGAAGCGCCACCGCGCCACGGCACTGGACCACTATCTGGGCATGAACCCGCTGCACATCCTGGATCCGCGGGTCCTGGACAAGCACTTCGACCGCTACCGCAAGGGCCGGCGCACCCTGGCCGACCTGTGCGCGCACTACGAGGTCGAGCTGACCGGCGCCCATGAGGCCGCCGCGGACGCGCTGGCCGCCCTGGGCGTCGTACGGGCCCTCGGGTGGGCCTTCGCCGACCGGCTGGAGGGGGTGAGCGCGGCCGAGCTGCACCGCCTCCAGGCGACCTGGCACGCCGCGCAGGCCCGCGGCCTGCAGGCGTTCTTCACCCGCAACGGGACGCCGGAGCCGGTGGATCCGCACTGGCCGGTGCGCCCGGAGCTGCCCGCGGCGGCCTGA
- a CDS encoding TIGR02611 family protein, which translates to MDTHSNGRQGTGVSETKAPDPALGSRAPHFVKRSRTLHLSWQVGVFVVGLAVVVAGVIMLPLPGPGWLVIFAGMAIWATEFVWAQLVLRWTKRKVTEAAHKALDPKVRRRNIILTSVALVIVVVALAVYVWKFGFALPWNVDE; encoded by the coding sequence ATGGACACGCACAGTAACGGGAGGCAGGGAACCGGGGTGTCGGAGACGAAGGCGCCGGATCCGGCCCTCGGGTCGCGGGCGCCGCATTTCGTCAAACGCTCCCGCACCTTGCACCTGAGCTGGCAGGTCGGGGTCTTCGTGGTCGGCCTCGCGGTGGTGGTGGCGGGCGTGATCATGCTGCCGCTGCCCGGACCGGGCTGGCTGGTGATCTTCGCCGGCATGGCGATCTGGGCCACCGAGTTCGTCTGGGCACAGTTGGTGCTGCGCTGGACCAAGCGCAAGGTCACCGAGGCCGCCCACAAGGCGCTCGACCCGAAGGTGCGGCGGCGCAACATCATTCTGACGAGCGTCGCCCTGGTGATCGTCGTGGTGGCACTGGCGGTGTACGTGTGGAAGTTCGGCTTCGCGCTGCCGTGGAATGTCGACGAGTGA
- a CDS encoding DUF4365 domain-containing protein, translated as MTLAQPEPGGPARAGLRAGGLAPERVAPPRGGLATTACMETLQVGYLHAVAAAAGCSLAQPFPDHGIDWHVSHGAAGHAVDDEVTIKVQLKCTYQVAPHPPGPSFSFTLDNDHLVKLARTPVSVHKILVVMLVPRSQEDWLRAGHDCLELRHCCYWTNLAGHKATGRRRTTVRIPTTRIFDDRALCEIMTRVGAGGRP; from the coding sequence ATGACGCTCGCACAGCCCGAACCCGGGGGCCCCGCCCGTGCCGGACTTCGCGCGGGCGGACTGGCGCCCGAGCGGGTGGCACCGCCGCGCGGCGGACTGGCCACCACCGCCTGCATGGAGACCCTCCAGGTGGGCTACCTCCACGCGGTCGCCGCCGCCGCGGGCTGCTCGCTGGCCCAGCCCTTCCCCGACCACGGCATCGACTGGCACGTCAGCCACGGCGCGGCCGGCCACGCCGTGGACGACGAGGTCACCATCAAGGTGCAGCTCAAGTGCACCTACCAGGTCGCCCCCCACCCGCCGGGCCCGAGCTTCTCCTTCACGCTCGACAACGACCACCTGGTCAAGCTGGCCCGTACGCCGGTGTCGGTGCACAAAATCCTCGTCGTGATGCTCGTTCCGCGCAGCCAGGAGGACTGGCTGCGGGCCGGCCACGACTGCCTCGAACTGCGGCACTGCTGCTACTGGACCAACCTGGCCGGCCACAAGGCGACCGGCAGGCGCAGGACCACTGTGCGCATCCCGACCACGCGGATCTTCGACGACCGTGCGCTCTGCGAGATCATGACGCGGGTCGGGGCGGGAGGGAGACCTTGA